The genome window TATCCCGAAATTCAATCGGAAGGAAAAGAGAAATACCTGCAATTTTATCAAGAGATTGTGAATAGAACTGTAGCTATGGTTTTGCATTGGCAGCGTGTTGGGTTTGTTCATGGGGTTATGAATACCGATAACATGTCTATTTTAGGCTTAACAATTGATTATGGTCCGTATGGATGGTTGGAAGATTATGATCCTGATTGGACGCCTAATACAACCGATGCGGAAGGCAGACGTTACCGTTTTAGAAACCAACCTGATATTGCTTTGTGGAATTTGGTTCAATTGGGAAATGCGCTTTATCCGTTGATTGAAGATATTGCTTCAATGGAACAAGTATTGAATAGTTATAGTCAGCAATTTGATTCACAATTTCCTATTATCCAACAGCAGAAGTTAGGATTAGCAGCTGAATATGAAAGTACTTTTCAGGATGAGTTGACTACTTTGTTGACAACTTCAGAAACCGATATGACAATTTTCTATCGCAACTTGGCCAATGTAGTAAAAACCGATACGCCTGATGAAGCCTTAACTAAAGTAGCCTTTGCGTTTTATCAACCTGATAAAATAGTTACTACTTTAAAAACAAGTTGGTTGAACTGGTTCGAATTGTATCTGATCAAACTTAAAGAAGAACAATTAGCTGATGCCGAGCGAAAAGCGGCTATGAATTTGGTTAATCCAAAATATGTATTGCGAAATTACATGGCACAATTAGCCATTGAAGCTGCAGAAAAAGGTGATAACTCTTTGATAAACGAATTGTATACCGTTTTGAAAAAGCCTTATGATGAGCAATCGGAATATGAAAAGTGGTTTGCCAAACGACCTGATTGGGCACGACATAAGGTAGGATGTTCGATGCTTTCTTGTAGTTCTTAGATTTAGTGGCACTAAGTTTCACAAAGTAGGCACAATGTCACACAAAGATTTATCTAAACATATAAGTCATGTAAGTAAAAAGAAGTGTTATTACCGATAATTAAGTTCATAAAAGAGATGCATGACAGAATGAAAAACTGATCGGATAGTTTGTGCGTATTATGAAAAGTCAAACGTCCGAAGCTTCGGACTAAAATCAAAATAAAAAATAGACTTATGTGTCTATGTGTTTAACAAAAAAAATATACTATGAATAATTGGATTACCATAACTTCAGAAGATGCAGTAAAAGATATAATTGCCAACTCAAAAACTAGAACACAGATTATTTTTAAAGATAGTGTTACTTGTGGTATTAGTGCTTATGCCAAAGAACGATTGGTTAAAGGAAATGATTTATTGATTGCTAAAGCCGATTTCAATTATTTGGATTTGCTTTCGTATCGCAATGTGTCTAATTTTATTGCGGAGGAATTGAATGTGATTCATCAATCGCCACAAATTATTGTTTTAAAGAATGGGGAAGTGGTATATCGTGTTTCGCATCACAGTATTCAACCAGAGGATATAGCGAAGTATTTGTAATTAGTAATACAAAGTAAAGCCCATCGTTTTTGCTAAGGCATATTGTTTTTTATATAAGGCTTCGGTAATACGGATTACATTGTCGTCATCGTAGCATAAAGAGAA of Flavobacterium channae contains these proteins:
- a CDS encoding protein adenylyltransferase SelO, which produces MKINLKDTFNKELPADSDLSNTRRQVYNACFSFVTPRVPSKPTLLHYADDLAETLGFSKEEMSSEVFLNLVSGSAVYPKTQPYAMAYAGHQFGNWAGQLGDGRAINLFEMLSQNQRWTLQLKGAGETPYSRNADGLAVLRSSIREHLCSEAMFHLGVPTTRSLSLVSTGDKVLRDILYNGNPAYEPGAVVCRVAPTFIRFGNFQLFAARKDITNLKALADYTINYFYPEIQSEGKEKYLQFYQEIVNRTVAMVLHWQRVGFVHGVMNTDNMSILGLTIDYGPYGWLEDYDPDWTPNTTDAEGRRYRFRNQPDIALWNLVQLGNALYPLIEDIASMEQVLNSYSQQFDSQFPIIQQQKLGLAAEYESTFQDELTTLLTTSETDMTIFYRNLANVVKTDTPDEALTKVAFAFYQPDKIVTTLKTSWLNWFELYLIKLKEEQLADAERKAAMNLVNPKYVLRNYMAQLAIEAAEKGDNSLINELYTVLKKPYDEQSEYEKWFAKRPDWARHKVGCSMLSCSS
- the ytxJ gene encoding bacillithiol system redox-active protein YtxJ; the encoded protein is MNNWITITSEDAVKDIIANSKTRTQIIFKDSVTCGISAYAKERLVKGNDLLIAKADFNYLDLLSYRNVSNFIAEELNVIHQSPQIIVLKNGEVVYRVSHHSIQPEDIAKYL